Proteins encoded together in one Impatiens glandulifera chromosome 1, dImpGla2.1, whole genome shotgun sequence window:
- the LOC124919459 gene encoding uncharacterized protein LOC124919459: protein MKDHPQHPQHPLILYTHSPYPHPISYAGCDVCKSICQSMTPFFYHCAVCKFDVDLRCAFMSFLVCPRTLHNHELTAQLYPASYFCNCCGEKHRELGMSYQCKICWFWIHEKCYSLPQSIEHDSHVHRLNLCHLQGEVLPECLCGVCEEYINKQLGFYVCKSCEYYVHITCSIKKWDPPIIEEEEDQINDKLIQFPLPSTEVVHNMLAQFIKNICQWKDEDEEDKNGDILNHPSHIHPLTLEFDLSKFTNFNYSNTSRRDYEVCNGCMLPLLNDAPFYSCNLSTCNFVLHKWCAKLPRKLKHPDPAHTYIGHTLLLQEKCFSIFRCKGCQQLGNGFAYKCNACKGYYLDVRCAALPRRVNHETHKHPLLLKYGRSIGGCISCGVSNFFEDCKSMISNYSTSVLDCPTSFSFGCDACHFSIHPKCLILPREIVYWYDEHGFKLSDLTHILSGNGNDNQGASAYHCEFCKKEVYQERWIYHCFECDQCVDVDCVRELLGLFPNPLKFGGLYGSPYHKHPLTCIMTYPRFVCEHCHKLFCNIFRIGFECTECKIRFGVRCIFLFLE from the exons ATGAAGGACCATCCACAACACCCACAACATCCTTTAATCCTCTACACACACTCACCTTATCCTCATCCCATCTCTTATGCCGGTTGTGATGTTTGCAAAAGTATCTGCCAGTCCATGACGCCATTCTTCTATCACTGTGCAGTTTGCAAGTTTGACGTGGATCTAAGATGCGCATTCATGTCATTTCTCGTTTGTCCTCGCACTCTACACAACCACGAATTGACTGCTCAGCTATACCCGGCAtcatatttttgtaattgtTGTGGTGAGAAACATAGAGAATTAGGTATGTCCTATCAATGCAAGATCTGCTGGTTCTGGATCCACGAGAAATGCTACTCACTGCCTCAAAGTATTGAACATGACAGTCATGTGCATCGACTTAACTTATGTCATCTACAGGGAGAAGTTTTACCTGAATGTCTATGCGGCGTTTGTGAGGAATATATAAACAAGCAATTGGGTTTCTATGTTTGTAAGAGTTGTGAATACTATGTTCACATTACATGCTCAATTAAGAAATG GGATCCTccaataattgaagaagaagaagatcaaatAAATGACAAATTGATTCAATTTCCGTTGCCTTCGACTGAGGTAGTACATAACATGCTAGcccaatttattaaaaatatatgtcaaTGGAAGGACGAGGACGAGGAAGATAAAAACGGTGATATCCTGAATCACCCCAGTCATATTCATCCACTTACCCTTGAGTTTGATTTAAGTAAATTTACAAACTTTAACTATAGCAACACAAGTAGACGTGACTATGAAGTCTGCAATGGGTGCATGCTTCCTCTTTTGAATGATGCACCCTTTTATAGTTGCAACCTGTCGACATGTAATTTCGTTTTACACAAATGGTGTGCCAAATTGCCGCGTAAGTTAAAGCACCCGGATCCGGCTCACACATACATAGGACACACACTACTCCTACAAGAAAAATGTTTTAGCATCTTTAGATGCAAAGGTTGTCAGCAGTTAGGGAATGGGTTTGCCTACAAATGCAATGCATGCAAAGGATACTACTTGGACGTTAGATGCGCTGCACTTCCCAGACGAGTCAATCACGAAACTCACAAACACCCTCTCCTTCTTAAGTATGGGAGATCCATAGGAGGTTGCATCTCATGTGGTGTTAGCAATTTCTTTGAAGACTGCAAAAGTATGATTTCTAACTATAGCACTAGCGTTTTAGATTGTCCGACCTCCTTCTCATTTGGTTGTGATGCTTGTCATTTTAGCATTCATCCAAAATGTTTAATACTGCCTCGAGAAATTGTATATTGGTACGACGAACATGGATTCAAATTGTCAGATTTAACTCATATTTTGTCTGGTAATGGTAATGATAATCAAGGTGCATCAGCATATCATTGTGAATTTTGTAAAAAGGAAGTATATCAAGAAAGATGGATCTACCACTGTTTTGAATGTGACCAGTGTGTTGATGTTGATTGTGTGCGAGAGTTGTTAGGTCTATTTCCAAATCCTCTCAAGTTTGGCGGATTATATGGTTCTCCGTATCACAAACATCCCCTAACGTGCATTATGACTTACCCAAGATTTGTGTGCGAGCATTgccataaattattttgtaatatatttaggATTGGCTTTGAATGTACAGAATGCAAAATTAGGTTTGGTGTGAgatgtatttttctttttttagagtaa
- the LOC124919666 gene encoding NAD(P)H-quinone oxidoreductase subunit 5, chloroplastic-like: MEHTYQYAWILPFIPLPVPILIGVGLLLFPRATKSLRRMWAFQSVLLLSIAMIFSIDLSIHQITKNSIYQYVWSWIINNDFSFEFGYLIDPLTSIMSILITSVGILVLIYSDNYMSHDQGYLRFFAYMSFFSTSMLGLVTSSNLIQIYIFWEFVGMCSYLLIGFWFTRPVAANACQKAFVTNRVGDFGLLLGILGFYWITGSFEFQDLFEIFNNLILNNEVDVLLVILCAVLLFAGAVAKSAQFPLHVWLPDAMEGPTPISALIHAATMVAAGIFLVARLLPLFITIPYIMNLISLIGIITVFLGATLALAQKDIKRGLAYSTMSQLGYMMFTLGMGSYRIALFHLITHAYSKALLFLASGSVIHSMEAIVGYSPDKSQNMVLMGGLTKHVPITKNAFFLGTLSLCGIPPLACFWSKDEILNDSWLYSQIFAIIALFTAGLTAFYMFRIYLLTFEGHLNAHLQNYSAKENTSLYSISLWGKDLKTIKKKMDLLSFLKRNNNESTFFKKTYRIDENEKKLTPPFIILRNFGKNSVYSYPYESDNTTLFPLLVLILFTLFIGSIGIPFNDQGINLDILTKWLTPSINLLHSNLQNSFDWYEFLKDAIFSVSISYFGIIIALFLYKPVYSSLQNLDLINFFVKKGPKRVLWEKIIKLIYNWSDNRGYIDVFYATSLTAGIRRLAELTSFFDRHIIDAVTNGVGLMSFFVGEGIKYIGGGRISSYLFVYLFFVLVFILILIIT, from the coding sequence atggaacATACATATCAATATGCGTGGATCTTACCTTTTATTCCACTTCCAGTTCCTATATTAATAGGAGTCggacttcttctttttccaaGGGCAACAAAAAGCCTTCGCCGTATGTGGGCTTTTCAAAGTGTTTTATTGTTAAGTATAGCTATGATTTTTTCGATTGACCTGTCTATTCatcaaataactaaaaattcTATATATCAATATGTATGGTCTTGGATCATCAACAAcgatttttcttttgaattcgGTTATTTGATCGATCCACTTACTTCTATTATGTCAATATTAATTACTAGTGTTGGAATTTTGGTTCTTATTTATAGTGATAATTATATGTCTCACGATCAAGGGTATTTGAGATTTTTTGcttatatgagtttttttagTACTTCTATGTTGGGATTAGTAACGAGTTCTAATTtgatacaaatttatattttttgggaATTTGTTGGAATGTGCTCCTACCTATTAATAGGGTTTTGGTTTACACGGCCTGTTGCGGCAAATGCTTGTCAAAAAGCATTTGTAACGAATCGTGTAGGAGATTTTGGTTTATTATTAGGAATTTTAGGTTTTTATTGGATAACTGGTAGTTTTGAATTTCAGGATTTATTcgaaatatttaataacttgATTTTGAATAATGAGGTTGATgttttattggttattttgtgTGCTGTTCTATTATTTGCCGGCGCAGTTGCTAAATCTGCACAATTCCCTCTTCATGTGTGGTTACCCGATGCTATGGAGGGACCTACTCCTATTTCAGCGCTTATCCATGCTGCTACTATGGTAGCAGCGGGCATTTTTCTTGTAGCTCGTCTTCTTCCTCTTTTCATAACCATACcttatataatgaatttaatctCGTTAATTGGTATAATAACAGTATTTTTAGGAGCCACTTTAGCTCTTGCTCAAAAAGACATTAAGAGGGGTTTAGCCTATTCTACAATGTCTCAATTGGGTTATATGATGTTTACTTTAGGTATGGGATCCTATCGAATtgctttatttcatttaattactcATGCTTATTCGAAAGCATTATTGTTTTTAGCATCTGGTTCGGTTATTCATTCAATGGAAGCTATTGTTGGATATTCGCCAGATAAAAGTCAGAATATGGTTCTTATGGGGGGTTTAACAAAACACGTGCCAATTACAAAAAACGCTTTTTTTTTAGGTACACTCTCTCTTTGTGGTATTCCACCCCTTGCTTGTTTTTGGTCTAAAGATGAAATTCTTAATGATAGTTGGTTGTATTCACAGATTTTTGCAATAATAGCTCTGTTCACAGCAGGATTAACTGCATTTTATATGTTTCGGATTTATTTACTTACTTTTGAGGGACATTTAAATGCTCATTTGCAAAATTACAGCGCAAAAGAAAATACTTCGTTGTACTCAATCTCTCTATGGGGTAaagatttaaaaacaataaaaaaaaaaatggacttACTATCCTTTTTAAAAAGGAATAATAATGAAAgcactttttttaaaaaaacatatcgAATTGATGAGAATGAAAAAAAGCTAACACCTCCTTTTATTATTCTTCGTAATTTTGGTAAAAACAGTGTCTATTCCTATCCTTATGAATCGGACAATACTACGTTATTCCCTTTACTTGTATTGATATTATTTACTTTGTTTATTGGATCCATAGGAATTCCTTTCAATGACCAAggaattaatttggatatattaaCTAAGTGGTTAACTCCGTCTATAAACCTCTTACATTCCAATTTGCAAAATTCTTTTGATTGGTATGAATTTCTAAAAGATGCCATTTTCTCAGTCAGCATTTCCTATTTTGGAATAATTATAGCGCTCTTTTTATATAAACCCGTTTATTCGTCTTTacaaaatttagatttaattaatttttttgttaaaaaaggCCCTAAACGAGTTCTTTGggagaaaataatcaaattaatttataattggtCAGATAATCGTGGTTACATAGATGTTTTTTATGCAACATCTTTAACGGCAGGCATAAGACGATTGGCTGAATTAACTTCTTTTTTTGATAGACACATAATTGATGCCGTTACAAATGGAGTTGGTCTTATGAGTTTCTTTGTAGGAGAGGGCATCAAATATATAGGGGGCGGACGTATTTCTTCTTATCTTTTcgtgtatttattttttgtattagtttttatcttaatattaattattacttaa